The following proteins come from a genomic window of Pseudomonas sp. J452:
- a CDS encoding acyl-CoA dehydrogenase family protein — MSAFQEYFDDSHQLVRDSVRRFVEREILPHVADWEEAEEFPRELYRKAGDAGILGIGYPEQFGGSHEGDLFAKVAASEELMRCGSGGLVAGLGSLDIGLPPVLKWARPEVRERVVPEVLAGEKIMALAVTEPSGGSDVASLKTRAVKEGDFYRVTGSKTFITSGVRADYYTVAVRTGGEGFGGVSLLLIEKGTPGFTVGRSLKKMGWWASDTAELFFDDCQVPVGNLIGAENMGFAGIMANFQSERLSLAIMANMTSQLALEEALKWANDRHAFGKPIGKFQVLKHRLAEMATQLEVSREFTYRQAAKMAAGKSVIKEISMAKNFATDVSGRITYDATQLLGGMGFMRESLVERLYRDNRILSIGGGTREVMNEIISKQMGL; from the coding sequence ATGAGCGCCTTCCAGGAATACTTCGACGACTCCCATCAACTGGTCCGTGACTCGGTGCGCCGCTTTGTCGAGCGCGAGATCCTGCCGCATGTGGCGGACTGGGAGGAGGCCGAGGAGTTTCCCCGCGAGCTGTACCGCAAGGCCGGCGACGCCGGCATCCTCGGTATCGGTTATCCGGAGCAGTTCGGCGGCAGCCACGAGGGTGACCTGTTCGCCAAGGTGGCGGCCAGCGAGGAGCTGATGCGTTGCGGCTCCGGTGGCCTGGTGGCTGGCCTGGGTTCGCTGGATATCGGCCTGCCGCCGGTACTCAAGTGGGCTCGCCCGGAGGTGCGCGAGCGGGTAGTGCCAGAGGTGCTGGCCGGCGAGAAGATCATGGCTCTGGCGGTGACCGAGCCTTCTGGCGGCTCCGATGTGGCCAGCCTGAAGACCCGCGCGGTGAAAGAGGGTGACTTCTATCGGGTGACCGGTAGCAAGACCTTCATCACCAGCGGCGTGCGCGCCGACTACTACACCGTGGCGGTGCGTACCGGTGGCGAAGGCTTCGGCGGCGTCAGCCTGCTGCTGATCGAGAAGGGCACGCCGGGCTTCACTGTCGGCCGCTCGCTGAAGAAAATGGGCTGGTGGGCTTCGGACACCGCCGAGCTGTTTTTCGACGACTGCCAGGTGCCGGTGGGCAACCTGATCGGCGCTGAGAACATGGGTTTTGCCGGGATCATGGCCAACTTCCAGAGCGAGCGATTGTCGCTGGCGATCATGGCCAACATGACCTCGCAGCTGGCCCTGGAGGAAGCGCTGAAGTGGGCGAATGACCGCCATGCCTTCGGCAAACCGATCGGCAAGTTCCAGGTGCTCAAGCACCGCCTGGCCGAGATGGCCACCCAGCTTGAGGTGTCACGCGAGTTCACCTATCGCCAGGCCGCGAAGATGGCCGCCGGCAAGAGCGTGATCAAGGAAATCTCCATGGCCAAGAACTTCGCCACGGACGTCTCCGGCCGCATCACCTACGACGCCACCCAGCTGCTCGGTGGCATGGGCTTCATGCGCGAGTCCCTGGTCGAGCGCCTGTACCGCGACAACCGCATCCTCTCCATCGGCGGCGGCACGCGCGAGGTGATGAACGAGATCATCAGCAAGCAGATGGGGCTGTAA
- a CDS encoding GNAT family N-acetyltransferase, with product MTDIPALLVLMRELAAFEDYLMDFAVDAQALRERAFGPGAQCQVFVAESAGVPCGYAVALLIPFTYDLRPTCLLKELYLQPEQREQGLGWQLLSGVASWAIDQGAGRMKWDVLVGNSRAERFYQRLGGRPVSKWRAYEMAEPALAQLAGQLPG from the coding sequence GTGACGGACATTCCCGCGCTGCTGGTACTCATGCGCGAGCTGGCGGCATTCGAGGATTACCTGATGGACTTCGCTGTTGATGCCCAGGCGCTGCGTGAACGGGCCTTTGGCCCCGGCGCGCAGTGCCAGGTGTTTGTCGCCGAGAGCGCTGGTGTGCCGTGTGGCTATGCCGTGGCGCTGCTGATCCCCTTCACCTACGACCTGCGTCCAACCTGCCTGCTCAAGGAACTGTATCTGCAACCTGAACAGCGCGAGCAGGGACTGGGCTGGCAGCTGCTGTCCGGCGTGGCGAGCTGGGCTATAGACCAGGGCGCAGGACGCATGAAGTGGGACGTATTGGTCGGCAACAGCCGTGCGGAACGCTTCTACCAGCGCCTCGGCGGACGCCCGGTGAGCAAGTGGCGGGCCTATGAAATGGCGGAGCCAGCCCTGGCGCAATTGGCCGGGCAGCTACCTGGATAA
- the dnaX gene encoding DNA polymerase III subunit gamma/tau, producing MSYQVLARKWRPRSFREMVGQTHVLKALINALDSQRLHHAYLFTGTRGVGKTTIARIIAKCLNCETGISSTPCGTCSVCREIDEGRFVDLIEVDAASRTKVEDTRELLENVQYAPSRGRYKVYLIDEVHMLSTHSFNALLKTLEEPPPHVKFLLATTDPQKLPVTILSRCLQFSLKNMPPERVVEHLTHVLTAESVPFEDDALWLLGRAADGSMRDAMSLTDQAIAFGEGKVLAADVRSMLGTLDHGQVYGVLHALLDGDARALLEAVRHLAEQGPDWGGVLSEMLNVLHRVAVAQALPEAVDNGQGDRDKVLALAQALPAEDVQFYYQMGLIGRRDLPLAPDPRSGFEMVLLRMLAFRPADADGAPRSPLKELPSKDLGISKATADSTYNPVAGAAIAAVPAPIASPAVAAPVVSTPTPIAAPVAAELVPAPAAPVVVSVASVLPSPISAPVVEAAAVDLPWETPATQPALAVAEPVPESPVATLVEDEPVPSAALSTVEPVPAVAAVAPIAPALAAEAEEGDDDEPPPGDYDYAEVDGDSLDYNFDVSAAEPVAEAEPLPAAQPATGLAAEWLDLFPRLGLSGMTGSIGANCTLIEANGDDWLLHLDPGHSALFNATQQRRLNDALNQHLGRSINLRIELILPEQETPAQAASRKRAQRQQQAEQSIHDDPLVQKMIQQFAAVIRADSIEPVNN from the coding sequence ATGAGTTATCAGGTTCTTGCACGTAAATGGCGTCCGCGCTCGTTCCGCGAAATGGTCGGCCAGACCCATGTGCTCAAGGCCCTGATCAACGCCCTGGACAGCCAGCGCCTGCACCATGCGTACCTGTTCACCGGCACCCGCGGGGTAGGCAAGACCACCATCGCGCGGATCATCGCCAAGTGCCTGAACTGCGAGACCGGCATCAGCTCCACGCCCTGCGGCACCTGCTCGGTATGCCGCGAGATCGACGAGGGCCGCTTTGTCGACCTGATCGAAGTCGACGCCGCCAGCCGCACCAAGGTCGAAGACACCCGTGAGCTGCTGGAAAACGTGCAATACGCACCCAGCCGTGGGCGCTACAAGGTCTACCTGATCGACGAAGTGCACATGCTCTCCACGCACTCGTTCAATGCGCTGCTCAAGACCCTCGAAGAGCCGCCGCCCCACGTCAAATTCCTGCTCGCCACCACCGATCCGCAGAAATTACCGGTCACCATCCTCTCGCGCTGCCTGCAGTTCAGCCTGAAGAACATGCCGCCGGAGCGGGTGGTCGAGCACCTGACCCACGTCCTGACTGCCGAGAGCGTGCCGTTCGAGGACGACGCCCTGTGGCTGCTCGGCCGCGCCGCCGATGGTTCGATGCGCGATGCCATGAGCCTGACCGACCAGGCCATCGCCTTCGGTGAAGGCAAGGTGCTGGCCGCCGATGTGCGCTCCATGCTCGGCACCCTCGACCACGGTCAGGTGTATGGCGTGTTGCATGCGCTGCTGGACGGCGATGCGCGAGCTCTGCTCGAAGCGGTGCGTCATCTGGCCGAGCAAGGCCCGGATTGGGGCGGCGTGCTGTCCGAGATGCTCAACGTGCTGCACCGTGTCGCCGTAGCCCAGGCCCTGCCGGAAGCGGTGGACAACGGCCAGGGCGACCGCGACAAGGTGCTGGCACTGGCCCAGGCGCTACCGGCCGAGGATGTGCAGTTCTATTACCAGATGGGCCTGATCGGCCGCCGCGACCTGCCGCTGGCGCCGGACCCGCGCAGCGGTTTCGAGATGGTGCTGTTGCGCATGTTGGCGTTCCGCCCCGCGGATGCCGACGGAGCGCCACGTTCACCTTTGAAGGAGTTACCGTCAAAGGATCTGGGAATCAGCAAGGCCACAGCTGATTCCACGTACAACCCAGTGGCCGGTGCGGCCATTGCTGCGGTGCCGGCACCTATCGCATCTCCCGCAGTTGCTGCGCCGGTTGTGTCGACTCCGACTCCGATCGCCGCGCCGGTTGCTGCTGAGCTTGTCCCTGCACCTGCCGCACCTGTAGTGGTGTCTGTGGCTAGCGTGCTGCCGTCGCCGATCAGCGCACCGGTTGTCGAAGCCGCGGCTGTCGATTTGCCTTGGGAAACACCAGCGACCCAGCCTGCGCTGGCGGTTGCCGAGCCAGTACCCGAGTCGCCTGTCGCCACGCTTGTAGAGGACGAACCGGTTCCGTCGGCGGCGCTCTCGACGGTTGAACCGGTGCCTGCTGTCGCGGCTGTAGCTCCGATTGCCCCGGCACTCGCCGCAGAAGCTGAAGAAGGCGATGACGACGAGCCGCCTCCTGGCGATTACGACTATGCCGAAGTCGATGGTGACAGTCTCGACTACAACTTCGACGTGTCGGCCGCCGAGCCTGTGGCTGAGGCGGAACCCTTGCCAGCGGCCCAGCCGGCCACCGGCCTGGCCGCTGAGTGGCTGGATCTGTTCCCGCGTCTGGGCCTGTCCGGCATGACCGGCAGCATCGGCGCCAACTGCACCCTGATCGAAGCCAATGGCGATGATTGGCTGCTGCACCTGGACCCGGGCCACAGTGCCCTGTTCAATGCCACCCAGCAGCGTCGCCTCAACGATGCGCTGAACCAGCATCTCGGGCGTAGCATTAACCTGCGCATCGAGCTGATCCTGCCCGAGCAGGAAACCCCGGCCCAGGCGGCTTCGCGCAAGCGTGCGCAACGTCAGCAGCAGGCGGAGCAGTCGATCCACGATGACCCGCTGGTGCAGAAAATGATTCAACAGTTCGCCGCGGTGATCCGCGCCGACTCCATCGAACCTGTGAACAATTAA
- a CDS encoding rhodanese-like domain-containing protein, with amino-acid sequence MSLISQHPAASSAIALMHFSQRLSFETDCSDVHASQQDGDVDYVLVDVRGEAAYASGHVPGAINIPHRLMEREYMARYPRDTLFVVYCAGPHCNGVHRAAVRLASLGYAVKEMLGGVTGWLDEGLSLVGARGEQTGNSQPGISCAC; translated from the coding sequence ATGAGCCTGATCAGCCAACACCCCGCCGCCTCTTCCGCCATCGCCCTGATGCACTTCAGCCAGCGCCTGAGCTTCGAGACCGACTGCTCGGACGTACATGCCAGCCAGCAGGACGGCGATGTCGACTATGTACTGGTCGACGTGCGCGGCGAGGCGGCCTATGCCAGCGGCCATGTGCCAGGCGCCATCAACATCCCGCACCGACTGATGGAGCGCGAGTACATGGCACGCTACCCACGCGACACCCTGTTCGTCGTTTACTGCGCCGGCCCGCACTGCAATGGCGTGCACCGCGCCGCCGTGCGCCTGGCCAGCCTGGGTTATGCGGTGAAGGAAATGCTCGGTGGCGTCACCGGCTGGCTCGACGAAGGCTTGAGCCTGGTCGGCGCCCGCGGCGAGCAAACTGGCAACAGCCAGCCGGGCATCAGCTGCGCATGCTGA
- the ftrA gene encoding transcriptional regulator FtrA translates to MRTDPGLVAILAYDGLCTFEFGIAVEIFGLARPEFDFPWYRHRIVGLDQGPMRAMGGIQVLADAGLEALAEARTIIIPGWRDRAELPPAELLEALRAAHERGARLLSICSGVFVLAASGLLDGQRATTHWRYTDELARRYPAIEVDPQVLYVDAGQLISSAGSAAGIDACLHLVARDFGSQVANRVAQRLVMAPQRAGGQAQFIPAPVAQAVRHDLSGLLEWVRQHLAEPLEISQLAKRVAMSERTFLRRFSDATGMSPKAWLQHERMARARLLLEGGAQNIERVAEQCGFRTVEGFRIAFRNSVGLAPAAYRERFGAALSGR, encoded by the coding sequence ATGCGCACCGACCCTGGCCTGGTGGCCATCCTCGCCTACGACGGCCTTTGCACCTTCGAATTCGGCATTGCCGTGGAGATCTTCGGTCTGGCGCGCCCGGAGTTCGACTTCCCCTGGTACCGCCACCGCATCGTCGGCCTGGACCAAGGACCGATGCGCGCTATGGGCGGTATCCAGGTGCTGGCGGACGCCGGCCTGGAGGCTCTGGCCGAAGCCCGTACCATCATCATCCCCGGTTGGCGCGACCGTGCCGAATTACCACCCGCCGAACTGCTTGAGGCCTTGCGCGCAGCTCATGAGCGCGGCGCGCGCCTGCTGTCGATCTGTTCCGGGGTGTTCGTGCTGGCGGCCAGCGGCCTGCTCGATGGCCAGCGTGCCACCACCCACTGGCGTTATACCGATGAGCTGGCGCGGCGCTATCCGGCCATCGAGGTGGACCCGCAGGTGCTCTACGTGGATGCCGGCCAACTGATCAGCTCGGCGGGCAGCGCGGCCGGTATCGATGCCTGCCTGCACCTAGTGGCGCGGGATTTCGGCAGCCAGGTGGCCAATCGCGTGGCGCAGCGGCTGGTGATGGCGCCGCAGCGTGCCGGCGGCCAGGCCCAGTTCATTCCTGCGCCGGTGGCGCAGGCCGTGCGCCATGACTTGTCCGGTCTGCTGGAATGGGTGCGTCAACACCTGGCCGAACCGCTGGAAATCAGCCAGTTGGCCAAGCGGGTGGCGATGAGCGAGCGCACCTTTCTGCGGCGTTTCAGTGATGCCACCGGCATGTCGCCCAAGGCCTGGTTGCAGCACGAGCGCATGGCCCGCGCGCGCCTGTTGCTGGAAGGCGGGGCGCAGAATATCGAGCGAGTCGCCGAACAATGTGGCTTCCGTACCGTGGAGGGTTTTCGCATCGCCTTTCGCAACAGTGTCGGACTGGCGCCTGCCGCGTACCGCGAGCGCTTTGGTGCTGCGCTGAGCGGCAGGTGA
- a CDS encoding YbaB/EbfC family nucleoid-associated protein, giving the protein MMKGGMAGLMKQAQQMQEKMAKMQEELANAEVTGQSGAGLVSVVMTGRHDVKRITLDDSLMQEDKEVLEDLIAAAVNDAVRKVEQNSQDKMSGVTAGMQLPPGFKMPF; this is encoded by the coding sequence ATGATGAAAGGTGGCATGGCAGGCCTGATGAAACAGGCTCAGCAGATGCAAGAAAAAATGGCCAAGATGCAGGAAGAGTTGGCCAACGCTGAAGTCACCGGCCAGTCCGGTGCCGGCCTGGTCAGCGTGGTGATGACCGGTCGTCACGACGTCAAGCGCATCACCCTGGACGACAGCCTGATGCAGGAAGACAAGGAAGTGCTGGAAGACCTGATCGCCGCGGCGGTCAACGACGCGGTGCGCAAGGTCGAGCAGAACAGCCAGGACAAGATGTCCGGCGTGACCGCAGGCATGCAGCTTCCCCCCGGCTTCAAAATGCCTTTCTAA